TCCCACCATGATCGCCTTTCTACTTTTTAGCCATCAATTCTATCTTAGTACACGAGTGTCTTATAATATTCCACAGCGAATCCACCTAGCAAGCTAACAATAGCTAGAACATAGCACTTTCCGGCGTACCAAGCATAGCTTTTGGAGTTATTAGATAGCAGAGTAATCATAGTGAGAAGGCAGACAGCCGGGCCCGTAACAGATAGCTGGAAGAACAAGGCACTCATTCCAGTAGACTGTCCTGCAACGAAGAGAAGCGCTGTGATGCCAGTAATCAGAGACAGAAGCAATGTTGTCATCCAATTGCGAAAGAGAACCGCCATGCCTTTGACCCCGGACTTCAAATCGTCGGCCGTATCCGCACGTGCGTAGACGACATCGTAGAACATGACAAGCATGATGATGCAGGCTACAAGGCTAGCTGTTGGCAGAATGTTTGCTTCCGAGAGAGGATCCACGCCTACGGAATAGGGTGCCAGAACAATAGCGACAGACAACGTTGCACCTAGAGGAACTTGGGCAAAATGTGTGAAGCGTTTTCCAAAAGGGTAGACGCATGCCAACACGACAGCCACGGCGGCAGACGCCTTGGACTCAAAGGGAAACTCTTGCAAGGATAAGAAGCCGAGAGCTATCAGTGCGGTGGCATAGACGTGCCCTTGAAAAGTTGAGATTGCGCCGCGTGCTATCGGCCTGTTTCTGCACCGAGCCGTCTGCCTGTCATAATCTTGGTCGATGTTGTCATTCCAAGCGCAGCCGGCGCTTCGGAGGAAAAAGGTCCATATCGTAAGTTGGATGATACGATTAATGACCAGAGGTAGAGGCAGCGGAGCGGATGAAATCTTGGCTGCGTATAGGGTGCCTAGGATGTAGGGGTATAAAATCATGTAGATGCCATGTGGTTTGTCAAGTCGAATGAGCTCGGCGTAGGGTACCCATGATGCTGGCAGATACGATAGGAGCCCTTTTGTGGGAGGTGAatagagaggaggaggagagactTTTCCAGGAGCCATTGTGATCATTTGTAGACTGCCACCAAAGTTGCTGCAATAGAGAGACTCAAGTAGCCCTTGTGACTTTGCAAGTGTAGGGCAGTCTATATATATGTGAGAATCCCACGTTGAATGGACCAGTTAATGCTTCAGCAAGGCTTTGCAGTGACTCGGAGCCAAGAGTGATAGTTTTAACGGAGATAAAGCAAGGCGAACCAGTATAACTAGTACCAAATAAAAAAGATGTAATGGCTTATTATTTTCAGGGAATTTGGCAATAATTGGGCTAATTCTACGAGGAAGAAGTGCGATGCTTTACTTAATCATGTCCAAGCCAAGTttgaaaataaataaacagTAGGCTTAGCGTATTACAATTTATTATATCATTTGATTGAAGCAATGGAATCTTTGATCAGCATCATCCCATTGCATTGCCGAAAGGAAGCAGTCCATCGGTGCTTATATGACACGAGAGCAATATGCGCTATCTAAGCCGCGGCGATCGACTCTACCAACTAGGAAATCCAATCCCTCACTAGCGTCTCAGCTGTTGGGGCGCAACTGTGTCTGCGGCGAATTTTCCAATTTTAACTAAAATCAGGATTTTCCATTTGACCTAGTCTGTTACGTGCCGACAAATATTGCTTGGCTTTAATAATATCCCGACATGTTGCGGGTACCTGAGTTACAGAAGTAATCCCACATAAGCAAGGCTTTTATCCCTGCTAATGTCTCTATTGCTTGCATCGGGCATAATTGGATACCACACGATAACTAGTATGACTTTTTGCTATGGTAATATTGATAGTAGTCtaataagaaatatacaAATAGACTCTTTTGGGTCGACGTGCAATGCATGCATGGAATAATAACAAGCCCATCTCGCCGTAATCATTACCAAGACGAATAAACAGCATCCGCTAGAAAGATGACAATTCCTGAAAAATGCACGGTCCTCGTCGTTGGCGGGGGTCCAGCTGGCTCATACGCTGCCTCTGCTTTGGCAAGGGAGGGCATTGACACGGTCATCTTGGAGGCTGATAAGTTTCCACGGTAGGTAGCCCTTTTGTTACTCAAGATTCAAGATTCATGGTGTTGCTTTACACCCAAAGTCATCTAGATACAGAGAGTAAGGACAAACCACTAATTAGTATTAGATACCATATCGGAGAGAGTATGCTGGCGTCGATGCGCCACTTTCTCAGATTCATTGATGTAGACTCAGAGTTTGACAATTATGGATTTACGAAAAAGGTAACCTCGGCCTGAACTAAAATATTACTCAAAATGAAACCTTGGTCTTGTTTTAACGCTCTTTTTGACTGTAGGTTGGCGCAGCTTTCAAGCTGAACCCTAGAAAGCGGGAAGGATGTAAGTAGACGTGTATTATGCTTATTGAATGCCTATATCAAATGCTAACCTGTCTTTGCGCAAAACAGATACAGATTTTCTTGCTGCAGGCGGCCCTGAGAACTATGCTTGGAATGTAGTTCGATCAGAGGCAGACCACCTGCTTTTCAAACACGCTGCAAAGAGCGGCGCAAAGGCATTTGACGGCGTTCAAATCAAGAAGATTAATTTCGTTGACGCTCCATACAAAGGGTCAGGGGAACTGCCTCACGAGTATCCCGGCCGACCTGTTTCAGCGACCTACTTGCGAAAGGATGATAACTCCACTCATGAGATCAAATTCGACTACATTGTTGACGCAAGTGGTCGTGTGGGATTGCTCAGCACAAAACACTTGAAGAATCGTCGATACAACCAAGGTTTGAAGAATGTTGCTAATTGGGGCTACTGGAAGGGTGCAGGTGCATATGGAAAAGGGACGCCGAGAGAAAACTCTCCATTTTTTGAGGCATTGCAAGGTTTGTACTTACATCTTTGTTCTGACAAGTTCTGAAAACTGACTATCGATACAGATGAAAGCGGCTGGGCGTGGCTCATCCCATTGCACAACGGCACTGTCTCCATTGGTGTTGTTATGAATCAAAAGATGTCTGCTGAGAGAAAGTCGCAGATGGGCTCTCCTGACTCCAAGACATTTTACTTGAACTgtctcaaggagctggcgcCTGATCTCAGCAAGCTCATGGAGAATGGAGAGCTCATCACAGATATTAAATCCGCTTCGGATTATTCGTACAGCGCTTCAGGATACGCTATTCCCCATGCACGAAtcgctggagatgctggctGTTTCATTGACCCGTACTTTTCTTCTGGTGTTCACTTGGCTTTCGTCGGTGGCCTGTCTGCAGCCACTACTATTGCGGCGGCAATCAGGGGAGATTGctccgaagaagaagcagccgacTGGCATTCCAAGAAAGTTGCCGATAGCTATGTCCGCTTCTTGCTGGTCGTCCTGAGCGCCTATAGACAAATTCGAGCTCAAAATGAGCCGGTGCTAAGCGACTTCGACGAAGACAATTTTGACCGCgcgtttgcctttttcagGCCTGGTGAGTAACTCCTGCCTTTAAGACAAAGATCTCGCATATTGACCTTTCTCATAGTGATTCAAGGAACAGCGGACGTGGATAGCAAGTTATCCCAGGATGAGCTCTCCAAAACTCTCGAGTTTTGCAGCAACGCCTTTGAGCCGGTTAAGCCCGAAGATCGCTCAAGcatgctggagaagctcggTCAGAATCCAGATACAGCGTATCAAGTTGACCTTTCTCCTCAGCAGCGAACTGTTGTAGATCACATTCGGGCTAGGCAGATGATGAGAACAGAGGATACCATGAACATCAATAGCTTCGGAACCGACGCAATCAATGGATTTATTCCCACCCTGAAGAAGGGAGGTCTTGGTCTTGTACGCGCCTaaggaaaatgaagatgtGCCATCTAAGTTACGGAGAATGCTATTTTCATGGTGGCACACTCTTTGACTTTTACTCCGTACATATCATTGTATAtagacaaaggaaaaatagGAAGAAAAGATTATTtcgcaggaagaagagcagttAGTTGATGTGCCATCTCACTCCGCTTGTTTTCGCAAACGAGATGTCTTCTCAGCTATGTGTTTATTTGGTATCATATTTCGTCAGATGTTTAATCGCGCTCCGCATGAAAACGAAAAAGTGATGGAAGAAATATCCAACTAGCAGCACTGTCAGTTGTAACTCATTGCGGGCAAACCAAAGCAACACCACTTGATCTATGGCAAACATTTTACCAAAATTCACGATTCATTTCATATCTGCTACCTAAAGATTACATATTCAGCACTGAAGCTGACTAGAAACGTTTCTAGGTAACCATCTTCAGATAGCTGTTAACTAGCACCAGGGCATCGCAGCCGAAACTGACGTAGTTGAAGTGCCACTCGATGTCGCCTTATTATTTTCATATACTACAAATTATATTGTAGCAGACATAAATTGGATCATAACGGTTAATGTGACGTTACTTGTCTTTAAGAGTGTCTGTATTATGGCTACCAGCTGTATAAACTAGATGGACGCTTGGTGCATTATCTTTAGATTATATAGCTAGGGATTAAATGCCATCGGCTGTTCAATAGACTAATTTCATATGCGTCGGTGAGATTTACCAATTTGTAAATAGTCATGTGTAGGCGGCGGATTATAATTCTTGGCCAAATGTCTGAAAACGCATAAAAACTATAGACTTCTAAATGAGGACTTTGTTCTAGTCTGAACTACGAGTAACTTGTGAGTAATGTTAGCTCTTACTTTTATACTGAATTTTAATAGATGTGAGGTTTTGCAATTACGGGAATCATGCTTTTAACAATTGtcctataaatatatataatctacGGCATAGCCACATATGCTGCATATCACAAACACTTAGCCATCAAGTCAAAGCATAAATCTATAACTCGATCACTATGCGTGCATTTGTTAAAGCTAAAGttgacttcttctcttcagagagaaaagaagatcaTGTACACTCTTTGCCAGAGTTAATTGACTTTAATGCCGTCCATAACCCCGACCACCTCTTTTGCATTCAGGCTCGGTCAAACGGACCGTTCATCGACGTCACCAATGCACAATTCAAGGTTGCAGTTGACCAGTGCGCTCAATGGATTGCAGACAACGTCAAAGTGCCGACCGCCGCAACTAAGAATGGTCTGGCTGAGAGACCTCCGGTCGCTTTACTCATGGAAAGTGACTTTGGCCTGATAGTGCATCAGTTTGCTCTGGTGTCCATGGGTATTCCCGTTTGTTCCCCTTTCCCCACCCTTTTCATATTCATCGTATCTCAGAGATCTAATTGTAACAGCCGCTCGTCCTTTCTGCACGCCTCAGTCCTGAGGctattttccatcttctaAAAAGCACCGAAGCGTCTTCCCTTATCATCTCACAGAGGATCGCACAGGCCACCAAGGGAGCCTTTGGGGGCGTCAAACTCATCGATATTCATGTCGGTCAGCCATACAGCTCATTTTACGATGTGGCAGAAGACAAGAGGGTCAAAAGAGACTCTGCTTATCCGAAAAACGTTGATGCCAACATTCTGCTGTTGCATTCGTCCGGTACCACTGGTCTTCCAAAGCCAATTGCTCTCACTCACCGACAGCTAGTATTCTCtgtcagccatggcgatttcgacaaagaagaagaggcccaGGGGATTGTCATCTCTACCCTTCCTCTTTTCCACGGATTCGGTCTACTTGCTCCTGGACTGTCCATGTCGATTGGAAAGACTGTGTGCTTCCCAGCCTCTGACCGTATTCCCGATGCTCACTCGATTGTAGACCTGGTCAACACTTCCGGCGCAACGGGTATGATGACAgtcccttttcttctcgagGACATGGCCGCACTACCGAACGAGGTGGGTTTGAAGACACTAGCCAAACTGGATTTTGTTGGAACGGGAGGCAGTGCTCTCAGTGCCGCGTTTGGAGCCtccgctgcagctgcaggaaTTCGACTCCTTAACTTGTATGGAACGACAGAGACAGGTCCCCTCACCAAGACATTTGCGCCCAAGGATGGATACGATTGGAAGTATTTCAGACTACGAAAAGACATGCTATTCAAGGTTTCAGAGTTGGATCCTCACGATGGCGAACGACGGTTCAGGCTGACAGTGTTCCCCTTTGGCGCTGAGAAGCCATTCGAGATTGCCGATCAACTGATTCGAAACGAAGCATTTCCCGAAACTGATTTTGCTGCGGTTGGCCGCGACGACGACGTGGTAGTTCTTGCGAACGGTGAAAAAGTCAACCCTCTACTCCTGGAGACTGCATTGACGGAATCTGGGCTGGTCAAGTCGGCCATTGCGTTTGGAGAGAACCAATTCGAGATTGGTGTGATTGTAGAGCCTACAGATCCCATCGCCGATGACGAGAAGGAGAAGTTTAAGAACAAGATTTGGCCCATTGTTGTCCAGGCGGGCGAGCGGATGGACGCCACGGCAAGAATTTACTCCCCTATCGCCATAATTGTCCTATCATCCAGCGTTGTGGTTCCTAGAACAGACAAAGGATCCATTGCGCGAAAAGAGGTATTCAAGCTGCTTGAGGCAGACATTACCCAAGTTTACAAAGACTTGGACAATGGTGCTATTGATGTACCGCCGCTCAACTACGCAAACCTAGAGCAAGAACTGAAAGAGCTGATTCAAAAGCGGCTTAAGTTACGAGTGTCACCAGAAGCTTGGACGACCGAGGACAATATCTTTACTCTGGGTCTAGATTCTCTGCAAGCTACAACATTGCGAAGAATTCTTCTATCCGCAGCTACAGAAACGTCGCCTGATGTTATTAGGAGAGATTTCGTCTATGTCAACTACTCTGTTAGGCTTATGGCAGATGCACTTCGACAGAATGCCTCGTCGAGCACGAGCGGAACAACCTTTGGCAAAGAGGTGCAAAACTTTACTCAGCGTTATTCCGTCAAGTCTCTCAGAACTGCAGAGGCAGGCAACCCTGAAGGCGCTGCTAAACTTGTTGAAGGAGCCGTGGTGCTGTTGACAGGCAGTTCGGGCAGCCTAGGATCCTATGCGTTGGCGGAATTAGCAAAGTCACCTCAAGTTGCCAAGGTTGTTTGTCTGTTGAGAAAACGCCCCGGCAGCGTAATCAGCCCAGTTCCTGGAGGATCTAAAGTCGACAAGGCCTCTCTTGTTTTCAAGGGTGTAGAATTAACCGATGCAGAGTGGACAAAGGTTACAGCCCTGGAAATCGACCCGACGGCAGACAATTTGGGGCTTCCGCCTATGGTTTACGCCATGGTCTCGAAAACGGTTACTCATGTGTTGCACGCGGCGTGGCCGATGAACTTCCATATGCGACTGCCATCCTTCGACTACCAGTTTGCCTATTTGAAGAATCTCTTGCAGCTGTCCGTCGAAGCGCCGCAAAAGGTCCGATTTTTGTTCATATCGTCGATTTCTGTCCTTGCAAAACTGGGGCTGGACGATCCAGGACACAGTATCCCTGAGACTCCCCTGAAGGTGGAAAGCGCCGCCTGTGGCGTTGGATACGCCGATGCAAAACTAGTCTGCGAAAAgatgctggaagaggcatcGCTGCTCTACAGTGACGCCCTAGAGGTGTCTATTGCTCGATGCGGCCAGTTGACGGGGGCGCGGAAGACTAGTGCCTGGAATGTCATCGAGCAGATCCCAATGCTTATTCGAACTTCCCAAAGCCTGGGTATATTGCCGACGATACAAGGGGTAGGTGTCTCTCTCCGAGTCTCTCGTAAATACGTGTATCAGGTACTCTTAAGTAAGCACTAACTTTGTGTCGCAGACGGTCTCGTGGATCCCGGTTGATGATGCAGCTGCAGTGACAACTGAGCTCCTCCTGAATCCAGCAGCCCCTGGCCTGGTCACCCACGTGGAGAACCCTGTGAGACAGACATGGGGCGAGATCTTGGAAATTGTCCGAGCCGAGCTCGGGATAACAAACTCACTTCCATATGATGACTGGCTAGACCGAGTAGCGGCTACAGATGACAAAGACACCGATGTCTATCCTGTCAAGAAGCTCTATGACTTCTTCAAGCTCTACTTCATAACTGCCTCTTCGGGTACGGTTGTTATGGCAACAGATGTCAGCCGCAAGGGTTCGGCAACCCTTCGCGAACTCACAGCCTTGGACAAGGATGTCATCGCTGGATATGTGCGGTACTGGAAAAAAAGCAGGCTACCTGGATTAAAGATTGAGCTGCCGGTTGGGGTCCGGTTTTTTCAATTCCGCGGAAGCTGCTCCGTACATGGTGGGGGCAGTGAGTTCCTTCATGTATTGGCCCCTGGTCAGGTTACAACAACTCCACAAGGAACCTATATTGCCTGCTATACCTTGTAAATCGC
This portion of the Trichoderma atroviride chromosome 6, complete sequence genome encodes:
- a CDS encoding uncharacterized protein (TransMembrane:8 (o40-57i110-134o140-158i165-183o195-215i236-258o264-287i294-315o)~antiSMASH:Cluster_6.2) — translated: MAPGKVSPPPLYSPPTKGLLSYLPASWVPYAELIRLDKPHGIYMILYPYILGTLYAAKISSAPLPLPLVINRIIQLTIWTFFLRSAGCAWNDNIDQDYDRQTARCRNRPIARGAISTFQGHVYATALIALGFLSLQEFPFESKASAAVAVVLACVYPFGKRFTHFAQVPLGATLSVAIVLAPYSVGVDPLSEANILPTASLVACIIMLVMFYDVVYARADTADDLKSGVKGMAVLFRNWMTTLLLSLITGITALLFVAGQSTGMSALFFQLSVTGPAVCLLTMITLLSNNSKSYAWYAGKCYVLAIVSLLGGFAVEYYKTLVY
- a CDS encoding uncharacterized protein (SMCOG1119:halogenase~EggNog:ENOG41~antiSMASH:Cluster_6.2), translating into MTIPEKCTVLVVGGGPAGSYAASALAREGIDTVILEADKFPRYHIGESMLASMRHFLRFIDVDSEFDNYGFTKKVGAAFKLNPRKREGYTDFLAAGGPENYAWNVVRSEADHLLFKHAAKSGAKAFDGVQIKKINFVDAPYKGSGELPHEYPGRPVSATYLRKDDNSTHEIKFDYIVDASGRVGLLSTKHLKNRRYNQGLKNVANWGYWKGAGAYGKGTPRENSPFFEALQDESGWAWLIPLHNGTVSIGVVMNQKMSAERKSQMGSPDSKTFYLNCLKELAPDLSKLMENGELITDIKSASDYSYSASGYAIPHARIAGDAGCFIDPYFSSGVHLAFVGGLSAATTIAAAIRGDCSEEEAADWHSKKVADSYVRFLLVVLSAYRQIRAQNEPVLSDFDEDNFDRAFAFFRPVIQGTADVDSKLSQDELSKTLEFCSNAFEPVKPEDRSSMLEKLGQNPDTAYQVDLSPQQRTVVDHIRARQMMRTEDTMNINSFGTDAINGFIPTLKKGGLGLVRA
- a CDS encoding putative NRPS-like protein biosynthetic cluster (EggNog:ENOG41~SMCOG1002:AMP-dependent synthetase and ligase~antiSMASH:Cluster_6.2); the encoded protein is MRAFVKAKVDFFSSERKEDHVHSLPELIDFNAVHNPDHLFCIQARSNGPFIDVTNAQFKVAVDQCAQWIADNVKVPTAATKNGLAERPPVALLMESDFGLIVHQFALVSMGIPPLVLSARLSPEAIFHLLKSTEASSLIISQRIAQATKGAFGGVKLIDIHVGQPYSSFYDVAEDKRVKRDSAYPKNVDANILLLHSSGTTGLPKPIALTHRQLVFSVSHGDFDKEEEAQGIVISTLPLFHGFGLLAPGLSMSIGKTVCFPASDRIPDAHSIVDLVNTSGATGMMTVPFLLEDMAALPNEVGLKTLAKLDFVGTGGSALSAAFGASAAAAGIRLLNLYGTTETGPLTKTFAPKDGYDWKYFRLRKDMLFKVSELDPHDGERRFRLTVFPFGAEKPFEIADQLIRNEAFPETDFAAVGRDDDVVVLANGEKVNPLLLETALTESGLVKSAIAFGENQFEIGVIVEPTDPIADDEKEKFKNKIWPIVVQAGERMDATARIYSPIAIIVLSSSVVVPRTDKGSIARKEVFKLLEADITQVYKDLDNGAIDVPPLNYANLEQELKELIQKRLKLRVSPEAWTTEDNIFTLGLDSLQATTLRRILLSAATETSPDVIRRDFVYVNYSVRLMADALRQNASSSTSGTTFGKEVQNFTQRYSVKSLRTAEAGNPEGAAKLVEGAVVLLTGSSGSLGSYALAELAKSPQVAKVVCLLRKRPGSVISPVPGGSKVDKASLVFKGVELTDAEWTKVTALEIDPTADNLGLPPMVYAMVSKTVTHVLHAAWPMNFHMRLPSFDYQFAYLKNLLQLSVEAPQKVRFLFISSISVLAKLGLDDPGHSIPETPLKVESAACGVGYADAKLVCEKMLEEASLLYSDALEVSIARCGQLTGARKTSAWNVIEQIPMLIRTSQSLGILPTIQGTVSWIPVDDAAAVTTELLLNPAAPGLVTHVENPVRQTWGEILEIVRAELGITNSLPYDDWLDRVAATDDKDTDVYPVKKLYDFFKLYFITASSGTVVMATDVSRKGSATLRELTALDKDVIAGYVRYWKKSRLPGLKIELPVGVRFFQFRGSCSVHGGGSEFLHVLAPGQVTTTPQGTYIACYTL